A genome region from Alistipes dispar includes the following:
- a CDS encoding DUF6562 domain-containing protein: MKKLFLLAAGLALILTACQKDEGVVSDTTSSSSFTVTIPQNGTRAVTDDFGAGTSANRCILEIYRNDKLYNRIEKGVTGETVTFDDLRLVAQQTYDFVFWADCAEGSEGSFTDKTYNTANLKSITEIGPFVGNSDERDAFFAHETFEVTGSFSRPVTLKRPFGLLVVKTNDLNEIRDEALKPTGYEVAFKGLPTTFNALTGEVSGSADVSYKATEFAKTDGTISMDFLWATESGAALSDFTMTFYNGGTEICTNDAFTNIPIRRNYRTNVSGNLLTRKGTISVTIDPEFDENSPIEKVIAEVESAADVKAALESGATDIVVKNLTNAAGNEIVIPQIYATDNNVKISLTLPETSNPVTVKYDDRTGGTGNTEAPANITITANTTGKLTINTPESTVTLQGSFGEIDATTAGETLIVPEGVTVKTLNVNKGNVEIYGAVENIDFSKADAVYKVTVYAVGDAKALAKAVQLVAEKRCAKIVLTTDIDLQKQKWTPIDTEGKGFVEFDGAGHTIKNLYVDNATGQPNGKGTYYGGFFYVLQGNVKDLTIDGAEVTCYRGGTLVGRMDYGTVENCHMKNTTIKSVQKIGGLIGFVSTSSKDVTVRNCSVTTCSIDVFNPGTFTYCSQAAGLIGYFQTFERNVLIEGCSVSGITLNNTYKGQDADSYCDGDLFYAMEQSFSHAFIGNMVNVSKKADTYDKYTVELRNNKVDKQADGVATGHFTDEYMGWWASNFTAGYINTAKLIVDGVVKDRWTELKRFVALLKDGGNVNVWYHYDLTKIPETSGEIAIKKPTVIDFKNAVTLTVGKQQIVNKSELTVKGAGKMTATDYIFMNEAGATLTIENGTYTATKATDANGVVIYNQGICNIKNGTFDGPGFTLMNTGSADMTIENGNVINRNSPTGYALMAAGSNAKLTVKGGRIEAIQSIGGANVTISGGTILNDCKYYALYNEGGKTTITGGYFSGYPGMKDVYIAGGTVAIQGGYFEDNLTAAADGYVYKDNVQTVGGITYNYEVVAQ; this comes from the coding sequence ATGAAAAAACTCTTCCTGTTGGCGGCGGGCCTTGCACTGATCCTCACCGCATGTCAGAAGGACGAAGGTGTCGTTTCGGACACGACATCCTCCTCCTCGTTTACGGTCACCATTCCGCAGAACGGAACCCGTGCGGTTACCGACGATTTCGGCGCCGGCACCTCGGCCAACCGCTGTATTCTGGAGATCTACCGCAACGACAAACTCTACAACCGTATCGAGAAGGGCGTCACCGGCGAGACGGTTACCTTCGACGACCTGCGGCTGGTCGCCCAGCAGACCTACGACTTCGTATTCTGGGCCGACTGCGCCGAAGGCAGCGAAGGCAGCTTCACGGACAAGACCTACAATACGGCGAATCTGAAGTCGATCACGGAAATCGGGCCGTTCGTCGGCAACAGCGACGAGCGGGATGCGTTCTTCGCCCACGAGACGTTCGAAGTGACGGGCTCTTTCTCCAGGCCCGTAACCCTGAAACGTCCTTTCGGTCTGCTGGTGGTAAAGACCAACGACCTGAACGAAATCCGAGACGAGGCGCTGAAACCCACGGGATACGAGGTCGCTTTCAAGGGCCTTCCCACGACGTTCAACGCCCTGACGGGCGAAGTGAGCGGATCGGCCGACGTCAGCTATAAGGCGACAGAATTCGCCAAGACCGACGGTACGATCTCGATGGATTTCCTCTGGGCCACGGAATCCGGGGCCGCGCTCTCCGATTTCACGATGACATTCTACAACGGCGGTACGGAGATCTGCACCAACGACGCCTTCACCAACATTCCGATCCGCCGCAACTATCGCACCAACGTGTCGGGCAACCTGCTGACCAGGAAGGGCACGATCAGCGTAACGATCGACCCGGAATTCGATGAAAACAGCCCCATCGAGAAAGTGATTGCCGAAGTCGAAAGCGCGGCAGATGTCAAGGCGGCCCTCGAAAGCGGCGCGACCGATATTGTCGTCAAGAATCTGACGAATGCCGCGGGCAACGAGATCGTGATACCGCAGATATATGCTACGGACAATAACGTGAAAATCTCGCTCACACTCCCCGAAACGAGCAACCCCGTTACTGTAAAATACGACGATCGGACCGGTGGAACGGGTAACACGGAAGCTCCCGCAAATATTACCATCACGGCCAATACCACCGGGAAACTGACCATCAATACCCCGGAATCGACGGTTACCCTTCAGGGCTCCTTCGGGGAAATAGACGCCACGACAGCCGGCGAAACGCTGATCGTTCCCGAAGGCGTCACGGTGAAAACACTGAACGTAAATAAAGGAAATGTGGAAATCTACGGAGCGGTGGAGAATATCGATTTCAGCAAAGCGGATGCCGTTTACAAAGTAACGGTCTATGCCGTCGGCGACGCAAAGGCCCTTGCAAAAGCAGTCCAACTCGTGGCAGAGAAGAGATGTGCGAAGATCGTGCTGACGACGGATATCGACCTCCAAAAACAGAAATGGACTCCGATCGATACGGAAGGCAAAGGCTTCGTGGAATTCGACGGCGCCGGCCATACGATTAAGAACCTATACGTCGACAACGCCACAGGTCAACCTAATGGTAAAGGCACTTACTACGGCGGTTTCTTCTATGTGCTTCAGGGCAACGTGAAAGACCTCACGATCGACGGTGCCGAAGTGACCTGTTATCGCGGCGGTACATTGGTCGGCCGCATGGACTACGGTACGGTGGAAAACTGCCATATGAAGAATACGACCATTAAGAGCGTTCAGAAAATCGGCGGCCTGATCGGTTTCGTCAGCACAAGCTCGAAAGACGTCACGGTCCGCAACTGCTCGGTAACCACTTGCTCTATCGACGTATTTAACCCCGGAACGTTCACCTACTGTTCGCAAGCAGCCGGCCTTATCGGTTATTTCCAGACTTTCGAGCGCAACGTGCTCATCGAGGGCTGCTCGGTCAGCGGCATCACTCTCAACAATACTTACAAAGGTCAGGATGCGGATTCCTATTGCGACGGCGATTTGTTCTATGCTATGGAGCAAAGTTTCTCCCACGCATTTATCGGCAATATGGTAAATGTATCGAAAAAAGCCGACACCTACGACAAGTACACCGTAGAACTCCGCAACAACAAGGTGGACAAACAGGCAGACGGAGTAGCAACCGGCCATTTCACAGATGAATATATGGGCTGGTGGGCTTCCAATTTCACTGCCGGATACATAAACACGGCCAAATTGATCGTGGATGGCGTTGTTAAGGATCGCTGGACCGAACTGAAACGTTTCGTTGCCCTCTTGAAAGACGGTGGTAACGTCAACGTATGGTATCATTACGATTTGACGAAAATTCCGGAAACGAGTGGCGAGATTGCAATCAAGAAACCTACCGTCATCGACTTTAAGAACGCAGTTACTCTGACTGTCGGCAAACAGCAGATCGTCAACAAGAGTGAGCTTACCGTCAAAGGCGCCGGAAAGATGACTGCCACCGATTATATCTTCATGAATGAAGCCGGTGCAACGTTGACGATCGAAAACGGAACTTATACCGCTACGAAAGCTACGGATGCCAACGGCGTGGTTATCTACAATCAGGGCATCTGCAACATCAAGAACGGAACCTTCGACGGTCCCGGCTTCACGCTGATGAATACCGGCAGCGCCGATATGACCATCGAGAACGGTAACGTCATTAACCGGAACTCTCCGACGGGTTATGCGCTGATGGCAGCCGGCAGCAATGCCAAACTGACGGTCAAAGGCGGCCGGATCGAAGCCATCCAGTCGATCGGAGGGGCCAACGTGACGATATCCGGCGGTACGATCCTGAACGACTGCAAATACTATGCGCTTTACAACGAGGGTGGCAAGACCACGATTACAGGCGGGTATTTCTCCGGTTACCCGGGCATGAAAGACGTGTATATCGCCGGCGGTACGGTAGCAATTCAGGGCGGTTATTTCGAGGACAACCTGACGGCCGCAGCCGACGGATACGTTTATAAGGACAATGTACAGACAGTAGGCGGCATCACCTACAACTACGAGGTGGTGGCTCAATAA
- a CDS encoding flavodoxin family protein has protein sequence MKVLLINGSPRHAGNTFIALSEVAGALEAEGVRTQIVQLGNKPVRGCIACGKCADLGRCVFDDPLYDEVRVALRDADGLVVGSPVYYAGPNGSLCALLDRVFYSCSELLAYKPAAAVVVCRRGGASAAFDRLNKYFTISNMPVVSSQYWNSVHGRLPGEAAQDAEGLQTMRVLGRNMARLLKAGPLASEARPEKEERVWTHFIR, from the coding sequence ATGAAAGTACTGTTGATAAACGGAAGTCCGCGGCATGCGGGCAATACCTTCATCGCCCTGTCCGAAGTGGCCGGGGCGCTCGAAGCGGAAGGCGTACGGACGCAGATCGTCCAACTGGGGAACAAACCCGTGCGGGGATGTATCGCCTGCGGGAAGTGCGCCGACCTGGGGCGCTGCGTATTCGACGATCCGCTCTACGACGAGGTGCGCGTCGCCCTGCGCGATGCGGACGGGCTGGTCGTGGGATCGCCCGTCTATTATGCCGGGCCGAACGGATCGCTCTGCGCGCTGCTCGACCGGGTCTTCTACTCCTGTTCGGAACTGCTGGCCTACAAACCCGCCGCAGCGGTGGTCGTTTGCCGCCGGGGCGGGGCGAGTGCGGCGTTCGACCGGCTGAACAAGTATTTCACCATCTCGAACATGCCTGTCGTCTCGTCGCAGTACTGGAACAGCGTGCACGGACGGCTGCCCGGCGAGGCGGCGCAGGATGCCGAAGGATTGCAGACGATGCGGGTGCTGGGACGCAACATGGCGCGGCTGCTCAAGGCCGGCCCGCTCGCTTCGGAGGCGCGGCCCGAAAAGGAGGAGCGCGTCTGGACGCATTTTATCCGGTAG
- a CDS encoding DUF6562 domain-containing protein has product MKKLFLLAAGLALTLTACQKDEGLVSDGGAAQTITIAIPQGTRTRATAADFGNGAKIDRCLLQIYRNGQPYGEQQTAAVTGNAATFNLRLVASQTYDFVFWADCSTGDHYDTDDLTHITVKGAYAGNDDEFDAFTGILPDYKVTGSFSENITLRRPFGQLNVKTFDMTAIPDPALKPTKVKVAFTAVPTSFDAKKGEVGQKTAAVEYTADVLSADGDLTVDYIWAPVEEATLADFSMTFYGSDDTEIATNSDFKNIPIRRNYRTNVSGNLLTKQGTLDVTINPDFDQPDIDDYPELRAALANGGSVALSEDVTVKAPLVVEGDKTVEIDLNDKNIINETSLPDGQYGNTTVFEVKGGATLNIRGDGDIRAIGTKPNEDGYRMAVYAYGDAKVNIYGGNFYNDQEFNDGNAQLDLIYADQNAVINIYGGRFESACANERGYWVLNLKDNSNAAINVYGGTFINFDPSNSMTENPVKNFVAKSSTTVKVSTTPAPNGTYEVVPAGGQASVPVEVNDAADLTGALSNPAIAKIAVASDIDLASVPAENLSFTEHKTIDIKEGTTVRLGSENFLTAEKGLTLTGKGTIDNSSENDSGLKGGGEGYQKSLIHVTGGDCVIDGVTLINDPDYHWHGSSATGHPYNSAAIAYWNDANVTIRNARIISGEFTVCGMGRDVASGEITLTDSYFESTSSNLDNGKHWAYAMRLFGSKVRIDNCEVKGIQGGISIESCQDAVISGGKYYTENTPGEKDAFYPVYITNGAKVTITGGEFSAPNDRSGLQIEGTSAVVSGDNDVNLPTGSVILKGGKFSGKAYNTETKVVYEPAEGYKWQAIDGAGNQPGDLKWEVVAQSL; this is encoded by the coding sequence ATGAAAAAACTATTCTTGTTGGCGGCGGGTCTTGCACTGACCCTCACCGCATGTCAGAAGGACGAGGGGCTCGTGTCCGACGGAGGGGCCGCCCAGACCATTACGATTGCCATCCCGCAAGGAACGCGGACACGCGCCACGGCGGCGGACTTCGGCAACGGAGCGAAAATCGACCGCTGTCTGCTTCAAATCTACCGGAACGGGCAACCCTACGGGGAGCAGCAGACTGCGGCGGTAACGGGTAATGCCGCGACGTTCAACCTGCGTCTGGTGGCTTCGCAGACCTACGATTTCGTTTTCTGGGCCGACTGCTCGACCGGAGACCACTATGACACGGACGATCTGACCCATATTACGGTGAAGGGCGCCTATGCGGGCAACGACGACGAATTCGACGCCTTTACCGGCATACTGCCCGACTACAAGGTAACAGGATCGTTCTCGGAGAACATCACCCTGCGTCGTCCTTTCGGCCAGTTGAACGTCAAGACGTTCGACATGACTGCGATCCCCGATCCCGCACTGAAGCCGACGAAGGTGAAAGTGGCTTTCACGGCCGTTCCGACTTCGTTCGACGCCAAGAAAGGCGAGGTCGGCCAGAAGACGGCCGCGGTGGAATATACGGCCGACGTACTCAGCGCCGACGGCGATCTTACGGTCGATTATATCTGGGCGCCCGTCGAGGAGGCCACGCTGGCCGATTTCTCGATGACCTTCTACGGTTCCGACGATACCGAAATAGCGACCAACAGCGACTTCAAGAACATTCCCATCCGCCGCAACTACCGCACCAATGTGTCGGGCAACCTGCTGACCAAACAGGGTACACTCGACGTGACGATCAATCCGGACTTCGACCAACCCGACATCGACGACTATCCCGAACTGCGTGCCGCGCTGGCAAACGGCGGCAGCGTCGCCCTGTCGGAGGACGTAACGGTCAAGGCGCCGCTGGTCGTCGAAGGGGACAAGACGGTCGAGATCGACCTGAACGACAAGAACATCATCAACGAGACATCGCTCCCAGACGGACAATACGGCAACACCACCGTATTCGAGGTGAAAGGAGGCGCCACGCTGAACATCAGGGGAGATGGCGACATCCGTGCCATCGGAACCAAACCCAACGAGGACGGCTACCGCATGGCAGTATATGCTTACGGTGATGCGAAAGTGAACATCTACGGCGGCAATTTCTACAACGATCAGGAATTCAACGACGGTAACGCCCAGCTCGACCTCATCTATGCGGATCAAAATGCCGTTATCAACATCTACGGCGGCCGGTTCGAGTCGGCATGTGCCAATGAGCGCGGCTATTGGGTGCTGAATCTGAAAGACAATTCGAACGCTGCCATCAATGTGTACGGCGGCACGTTCATCAATTTCGACCCGTCGAATTCAATGACGGAAAATCCGGTCAAGAATTTCGTTGCAAAGAGTTCCACGACTGTAAAAGTAAGTACAACTCCCGCACCGAACGGCACCTACGAAGTCGTTCCGGCAGGAGGACAGGCGAGCGTTCCCGTGGAAGTCAATGACGCAGCGGATCTGACCGGAGCACTGTCCAATCCGGCCATTGCCAAAATCGCCGTGGCTTCCGATATAGACCTCGCCTCCGTACCGGCGGAAAATCTCTCGTTCACCGAACACAAAACCATCGACATCAAGGAGGGGACGACCGTCCGGCTCGGCAGCGAGAACTTCCTGACGGCCGAAAAGGGCCTCACGCTGACCGGTAAGGGGACGATCGACAACTCTTCGGAAAACGATAGCGGCCTGAAGGGGGGGGGTGAAGGTTACCAGAAATCCCTGATTCACGTTACGGGCGGGGATTGCGTTATCGACGGAGTCACCCTGATCAACGACCCCGACTATCATTGGCACGGCAGCTCAGCTACGGGACATCCCTACAACAGTGCGGCGATCGCCTATTGGAACGATGCGAACGTAACCATCAGGAATGCCCGGATCATCTCGGGCGAGTTCACCGTCTGCGGCATGGGGCGTGACGTCGCAAGCGGCGAGATCACGCTCACCGACAGCTATTTCGAGTCCACTTCTTCGAATCTGGATAATGGTAAGCATTGGGCTTACGCGATGCGTCTGTTCGGGTCGAAAGTGCGGATCGACAACTGCGAAGTCAAAGGTATTCAGGGCGGTATTTCCATCGAAAGCTGCCAGGATGCCGTAATCAGCGGCGGCAAATACTATACGGAGAATACGCCGGGGGAGAAAGATGCCTTTTATCCGGTGTATATAACCAACGGCGCGAAGGTCACGATCACGGGCGGAGAGTTTTCCGCGCCCAACGACCGGTCGGGATTGCAGATCGAAGGGACCAGCGCGGTCGTATCGGGCGACAACGACGTGAATCTGCCGACCGGAAGCGTAATTCTTAAAGGCGGCAAATTCAGCGGCAAAGCCTACAACACGGAGACCAAGGTCGTTTACGAGCCGGCCGAGGGCTACAAGTGGCAGGCGATCGACGGCGCAGGCAATCAGCCCGGCGATCTGAAATGGGAGGTCGTCGCCCAATCGTTGTGA